One segment of Prionailurus bengalensis isolate Pbe53 chromosome X, Fcat_Pben_1.1_paternal_pri, whole genome shotgun sequence DNA contains the following:
- the LOC122477506 gene encoding melanoma-associated antigen 10-like has product MLRSPKRPRLTLEPDFQAQNEIQDQAVAGVLKAEEEEEETSPSCSFNFSYPSTSSSLSSSPVMPVSKEEKEVEEEEPEKEPATTLSPPHNPQSPCFFSVSRSTSEGGSNSQKEEDTCFPQTSTDIESLPTDPLDEKVADLVNFMILKYRLQEPVTQAEMLMVIMKRYRKHFPVIFKKASKFMEVIFGIDMWEVDISVPSYIFVNSLDLTSVEVSSDTHGMPKNGLLIIILGVIFIEGNCIPEEDLWDFLNIMGVYPGREHFIYGEPGRLITTDWVYEDYLEYRWVPDSNPPRYEFLWGPRAHAEITKVKVLEFLVKIKGIDPLSFSFWYEEALKYEKERARARIGSGESTAAMFIAQH; this is encoded by the coding sequence ATGCTTCGCTCTCCAAAGCGTCCGCGGCTCACATTGGAACCAGACTTTCAGGCCCAAAATGAGATACAGGACCAGGCAGTGGCCGGTGTTCTCaaggctgaggaggaggaggaggagacttcCCCCTCTTGCTCTTTCAATTTCTCCtatccctccacctcctcctccctgtcttcctctcctgtGATGCCAGTTtccaaagaggagaaggaagtggaggaggaggagcctgagAAGGAGCCCGCCACAACACTGAGTCCTCCCCACAACCCTCAGAGCCCCTGCTTCTTCTCCGTATCACGGAGCacatcagaaggaggctccaatAGCCAAAAAGAAGAAGATACATGTTTCCCGCAGACCTCAACAGACATCGAATCTTTGCCCACAGACCCACTAGATGAGAAGGTAGCTGATTTAGTGAATTTCATGATCCTTAAGTACCGATTGCAGGAGCCTGTCACACAGGCAGAAATGCTGATGGTTATCATGAAAAGGTACAGGAAACATTTCCCTGTGATCTTTAAGAAAGCTTCTAAGTTTATGGAGGTGATCTTTGGCATTGATATGTGGGAGGTGGACATTTCTGTCCCCTCCTATATCTTTGTCAACTCACTGGACCTCACTAGTGTTGAGGTGTCTAGTGACACCCACGGCATGCCTAAGAACGGTCTCCTGATAATCATCCTGGGTGTGATCTTCATAGAGGGCAATTGCATCCCTGAGGAAGACCTCTGGGATTTCCTGAATATTATGGGAGTGTATCCCGGGAGGGAGCATTTCATTTATGGGGAGCCCGGGAGGCTCATCACCACAGATTGGGTGTATGAGGATTACCTAGAATACCGGTGGGTGCCTGACAGCAATCCTCCACGCTATGAATTCCTGTGGGGTCCCAGGGCCCATGCTGAAATCACCAAGGTGAAAGTTCTAGAATTTTTGGTTAAGATCAAAGGGATTGaccccctttccttctcattttggTATGAGGAGGCTTTAAAATACGAGAAAGAGAGGGCTCGGGCCAGAATTGGATCTGGGGAAAGCACTGCTGCTATGTTCATTGCACAGCATTGA